In Entelurus aequoreus isolate RoL-2023_Sb linkage group LG13, RoL_Eaeq_v1.1, whole genome shotgun sequence, a genomic segment contains:
- the LOC133663048 gene encoding protein YIF1B-like, with amino-acid sequence MDNTASQKGFRQQPNVRLRNSSTEGFDGSQLFEDTSGLPGSQTPYRNHQSGHEAAGFPGQSILTDPMSNLAVAYGSSLASHGKEIMDKNLDRFIPISKLKYYFAVDTVYVGKKLALLVFPYMHENWEVSYQQDTPVAPRFDVNAPDLYIPAMGFITYVLVAGLALGTQNRFSPELLGVQASSALLWLIMEVLAVLLSLYLVTVNADLTTIDLLAFSGYKYVGMIVGVVAGLMFGRPAYYLSLLWCCAAIVVFMIRTLRLKLLSEAAAEGRLVRGAKNQLRMYLTMAIAAAQPVFMYWLTCHLIR; translated from the exons ATGGACAACACGGCATCCCAAAAAGGTTTCAGACAAC AGCCTAATGTGCGGCTACGGAACAGTTCCACGGAGGGCTTCGATGGCAGTCAGCTGTTTGAGGACACGAGTGGATTACCTGGCTCTCAGACACCATACAG GAACCATCAAAGCGGACACGAGGCCGCAGGTTTCCCGGGTCAGTCCATTTTAACCGACCCGATGTCGAACCTCGCCGTGGCTTACGGCAGCTCGCTGGCGTCGCACGGGAAGGAAATCATGGACAAGAAC CTGGATAGATTCATCCCCATTTCCAAGCTGAAGTACTACTTTGCGGTGGACACCGTGTACGTGGGGAAGAAGCTGGCTCTTCTGGTGTTCCCCTACATGCATGAG AACTGGGAGGTGAGCTATCAGCAGGACACTCCCGTGGCGCCGCGCTTTGACGTCAACGCTCCCGACCTCTACATTCCCGCCATGGGCTTCATCACGTACGTGCTGGTGGCCGGCCTGGCCCTCGGCACACAGAACAG GTTTTCTCCCGAGCTGCTGGGAGTGCAGGCGAGCTCGGCGCTGCTGTGGCTCATTATGGAGGTTCTGGCAGTCCTGCTGTCGCTCTACTTGGTGACCGTCAACGCCGACCTCACGACCATCGACCTGCTCGCCTTCTCTGGATACAAATATGTCGG TATGATTGTTGGTGTGGTCGCAGGACTGATGTTTGGAAGGCCAGCATACTACCTGTCCTTGCTGTGGTGCTGCGCTGCCATTGTTGTGTTTATG ATCCGCACTTTGCGTCTGAAGCTGCTCTCGGAGGCGGCGGCCGAGGGGAGGCTGGTGAGAGGAGCCAAGAACCAGCTGAGGATGTACCTCACCATGGCGATAGCGGCCGCCCAGCCCGTGTTCATGTACTGGCTCACGTGTCACCTGATCAGATGA
- the LOC133663050 gene encoding dynein axonemal light chain 4-like — protein MADDGEEDPEENRKRRTHTFPIVRHTDMPKPMKTEAIAFCMAAFEKFANNNEHAAKMVKEAMDQKFGAAWHVVIGESFGFGVTHETKNLLYMFFGGNLAVCLWKFC, from the coding sequence ATGGCGGATGACGGCGAGGAAGACCCGGAGGAGAACCGCAAGAGGCGGACGCACACCTTCCCCATCGTCCGACACACGGACATGCCCAAGCCCATGAAGACGGAGGCCATCGCCTTCTGCATGGCGGCCTTCGAAAAGTTCGCCAACAACAACGAGCACGCGGCCAAGATGGTGAAAGAGGCCATGGACCAGAAGTTCGGCGCCGCCTGGCACGTCGTCATCGGCGAAAGCTTCGGCTTTGGCGTCACTCATGAAACGAAGAATCTCCTCTACATGTTCTTTGGGGGGAACTTGGCGGTTTGCTTGTGGAAGTTCTGCTGA